The sequence TCCACTGTTGAAGTAATAGTTTATGTAAAGTAAAGGAGGTTTCAGGGTCAGGAAGATTTTTTAGCCATTCATGTTCTACCTGTTCTTTTTCTTCAAAAAATATAGGAAATGTATTTTTAGGGTCTTTCATTACTAACCGCTGGAATTTTTCATGTGTCCACCAGAAAACATTATTTAGTTCGTTATTGGTATTGCAAAATTTTTCACTCAGAGGTTGCAATATATCGACAGGCTTGAATAGGCTGATACAGGGAGTTGATGTAGCCGTAACCCAATGTAAACAATGTTTTGACGAAAGTTCCGAAACCCATGATGATGTAGTCTGATAGTTAAGAAATAGTCCACCGGCATGCATACACGGGGCATCCATTCCGCCATGTAACCAGTGATATTGGGGATAAATATTTCCGTCTTTGTGAAGTCTCAAAAGTTTGAACATATCGGGAATGGTTGGGTTATTTCCAATAGATTGTTCAATAGCATTTCTCCGTTTAACACACTGTGTAAATTGGCTTTTTACTTTATCCTCAAATTTCTCTTTAAAACCCTTTATTGTCAGTCCATTTGAAATGGAACGCGCACCCTGTATTTTTTCTATCTCATAGTATTTATCCGCAGTTTCAAGAACATAGGCTTCATAAGGGTCAGCAACGATAAAACTATTGTGATAGTAGATGTTTTTTCTAAATCCACAGTTTCCGCCCTGTCCATAGATTT is a genomic window of Candidatus Hydrogenedens sp. containing:
- a CDS encoding C69 family dipeptidase; the protein is MFAKNSDREVNEPQVLFWQPRRNHLEGELLKCTYITIPQVRETYAILISKPTWMWGAEMGTNEFGVTIGNEAVFTNQPYAKTGLTGMDLLRLALERSTSAKQACETIIQLIEIYGQGGNCGFRKNIYYHNSFIVADPYEAYVLETADKYYEIEKIQGARSISNGLTIKGFKEKFEDKVKSQFTQCVKRRNAIEQSIGNNPTIPDMFKLLRLHKDGNIYPQYHWLHGGMDAPCMHAGGLFLNYQTTSSWVSELSSKHCLHWVTATSTPCISLFKPVDILQPLSEKFCNTNNELNNVFWWTHEKFQRLVMKDPKNTFPIFFEEKEQVEHEWLKNLPDPETSFTLHKLLLQQWTEKLLNLRIIDSRPFWTQYFWKRHI